A region of Pseudarthrobacter sp. NIBRBAC000502770 DNA encodes the following proteins:
- a CDS encoding IS3 family transposase — MEVLLDVAGLPRSTFFYHQSRLQAPDPRASLKAAVTEIFKRNHGRYGHRRIHVELLKQGWTVAKKTVLKLMRSLRLVCKVRSRKRYNSYQGEQGIVAPNLLKRQFEADAPNQKWVTDVTEFSVGDRKLYLSPIMDLFDRQIISYAIGTSPNLELANASLRGALATLENGQKPLVHSDQGFQYQHNSWRTLLANAGAVQSMSRKANCYDNAVMENFFGHLKEELFHRVGFLNTDALASALHEYIRWYNTERISTRLNGLSPVQYRAQTLAA, encoded by the coding sequence TTGGAAGTTCTCCTGGACGTAGCCGGGCTACCCCGGTCCACGTTCTTCTACCACCAGTCCCGCCTCCAAGCCCCCGATCCGCGGGCTTCCCTAAAGGCAGCTGTCACGGAGATTTTCAAGAGGAACCACGGCCGGTACGGACACCGCCGGATCCATGTTGAACTGCTCAAGCAAGGGTGGACGGTCGCGAAGAAGACCGTACTGAAGCTGATGCGTTCCCTGCGGCTGGTCTGCAAGGTCCGAAGCAGGAAGCGGTACAACTCCTACCAGGGCGAGCAGGGCATCGTGGCCCCGAACCTGCTGAAACGCCAGTTCGAAGCGGACGCCCCAAACCAGAAGTGGGTCACCGATGTGACCGAGTTCAGTGTCGGTGACCGGAAACTCTACCTCTCACCGATCATGGACCTTTTCGACCGGCAGATCATCTCCTACGCGATTGGCACCTCGCCCAATCTAGAGCTGGCCAACGCCTCGCTGCGCGGCGCCTTGGCCACGCTGGAGAACGGGCAGAAACCACTCGTGCACTCCGACCAGGGATTCCAATATCAGCACAACTCCTGGCGCACGCTCTTGGCGAACGCCGGCGCGGTCCAATCGATGTCCCGCAAAGCCAACTGCTACGACAACGCTGTCATGGAGAACTTCTTCGGACACCTCAAGGAAGAGCTCTTCCACCGCGTCGGGTTCCTCAACACCGACGCACTCGCATCAGCGCTGCACGAGTACATCCGCTGGTACAACACCGAAAGAATCTCCACCAGGCTCAATGGTTTGAGCCCGGTACAGTACCGGGCTCAGACGCTTGCGGCATAG
- a CDS encoding helix-turn-helix domain-containing protein, with protein MSEEQREAAVALFETGWGAWAVATRLGVGKGAIKRLYGRWRTRGGTTLVAKPTRPVFSFEFKLDAVQRYRAGEPKVALAKELGLSSPLLLEKWARQYRTEGEDGLRPKPKGRPKTNPGTARKPESEVEQLRRENERLRAEVAFLGKVNALRDGEQR; from the coding sequence TTGTCCGAGGAGCAGCGCGAGGCCGCGGTAGCGTTGTTTGAAACGGGTTGGGGTGCTTGGGCGGTAGCGACCCGACTCGGAGTAGGTAAAGGTGCCATCAAACGCTTGTATGGTCGATGGCGGACGCGCGGAGGTACGACGCTGGTGGCGAAGCCAACACGACCGGTGTTCTCGTTTGAGTTCAAACTTGATGCTGTGCAGCGATACCGTGCGGGTGAGCCCAAAGTCGCCCTGGCGAAAGAGCTTGGGCTGTCCTCTCCACTGTTGCTCGAGAAGTGGGCGCGTCAGTACCGGACCGAAGGCGAGGACGGGCTGCGCCCCAAGCCGAAAGGCCGTCCGAAGACGAATCCTGGGACAGCAAGGAAACCTGAGTCTGAGGTAGAGCAACTGCGCCGTGAGAACGAACGCCTGCGCGCAGAGGTGGCCTTCCTGGGAAAAGTAAACGCCTTGAGGGACGGGGAACAGCGCTAA
- a CDS encoding N-acetyltransferase — protein sequence MLEDKLPGIESALACDGALLLIARVEGEARAFALVIPRVDVLEVLYLAVDPTAWGTGLAREVLDHLRHHSAKEKTPMELWVIADNSRAIASYESAGWTRTTEVKVRNSSGRPERRYILTH from the coding sequence ATGCTCGAGGACAAGCTGCCCGGTATTGAATCAGCTCTTGCCTGCGATGGGGCGCTGCTTTTGATCGCTCGCGTCGAGGGAGAAGCAAGGGCCTTTGCGCTAGTCATTCCCCGCGTCGATGTTCTGGAAGTGCTCTACTTGGCGGTTGATCCGACGGCCTGGGGCACTGGCCTCGCCCGCGAGGTCCTCGACCACCTCCGCCATCACTCAGCAAAGGAAAAGACTCCGATGGAACTTTGGGTTATCGCGGACAACAGCAGAGCGATCGCTTCCTACGAAAGTGCTGGATGGACCCGAACGACCGAAGTTAAGGTTCGTAACTCGTCAGGCCGACCGGAACGCCGCTACATCTTGACTCATTGA
- the xylB gene encoding xylulokinase codes for MVLVAGIDSSTQSCKVVIRDAHTGELVREGRAGHPEGTEVHPDHWWTALLKAAADAGGLDDVAAISVGGQQHGMVCLDADGTVVRPALLWNDTRSAGAAAELIAQAGGGDPAVGAAYWARATGTVPVASLTVTKLRWLAENEPENAAQVAAVCLPHDWLTWRLAGHGPGSGGEGLAALATDRSDASGTGYYSTAEDRYLPDVLSAALGHLPVLPRVLGPLKAAGRTPAGALLAAGAGDNAAAALGAGAGLGDVVMSLGTSGTVFAVSASPAADASGLVAGFADAAGHYLPLVCTLNATRIFDATAAMLDVDLAEFNRLALSAEPGAGGLTLVPYFDGERTPNLPDATGSLHGITRANYTAANLARAAVEGVVCSLADGLAALQEQGVSAQRILLVGGGAQSAAVQDVAARLLGTRVTVPRPGEYVADGAARQAAAVLTGHFPTWAAGAADLPETKDDGAVLARYRRFASLSD; via the coding sequence ATGGTGCTTGTCGCAGGCATCGACAGCTCCACCCAGTCGTGCAAGGTGGTCATCCGCGATGCCCATACCGGGGAACTGGTCCGGGAGGGCAGGGCGGGGCACCCGGAAGGCACCGAGGTCCACCCCGACCACTGGTGGACGGCGCTGCTCAAGGCCGCCGCGGATGCCGGTGGCCTGGATGACGTGGCCGCCATCTCCGTCGGCGGCCAGCAGCACGGAATGGTCTGCCTGGACGCGGACGGGACGGTGGTCCGGCCGGCACTGCTGTGGAACGACACCCGCAGCGCGGGCGCAGCCGCGGAACTCATCGCACAAGCCGGCGGCGGGGACCCTGCCGTTGGCGCGGCGTATTGGGCCCGGGCGACGGGGACCGTCCCCGTCGCCTCGCTGACGGTGACCAAGCTGCGCTGGCTCGCGGAGAACGAACCGGAGAACGCCGCCCAGGTCGCTGCCGTGTGCCTGCCGCATGACTGGCTCACCTGGCGGCTCGCAGGCCACGGTCCAGGCAGTGGCGGGGAAGGACTGGCGGCACTGGCCACCGACCGTTCGGATGCGTCGGGCACCGGGTATTACTCGACGGCGGAGGACCGGTACCTTCCCGATGTCCTTTCCGCCGCGCTCGGCCACCTTCCAGTCCTTCCGCGGGTGCTGGGCCCACTGAAGGCGGCCGGAAGGACGCCGGCAGGTGCCCTGCTGGCCGCAGGCGCCGGGGACAATGCGGCCGCCGCCCTGGGGGCAGGTGCCGGGCTGGGCGACGTGGTGATGTCGCTGGGCACCTCCGGCACCGTGTTCGCGGTTTCCGCTTCGCCGGCGGCAGATGCCTCAGGGCTGGTGGCCGGGTTCGCCGACGCCGCCGGGCATTACCTGCCGCTGGTGTGCACCTTGAACGCCACCCGCATCTTCGATGCCACTGCTGCGATGCTGGACGTGGACCTGGCGGAGTTCAACAGGCTGGCACTCTCCGCCGAACCGGGCGCCGGAGGCCTGACCCTGGTCCCGTACTTCGATGGGGAACGGACGCCCAACCTCCCGGACGCCACCGGCTCCCTGCACGGCATTACGCGGGCGAACTACACCGCCGCCAACCTGGCGCGCGCCGCCGTCGAAGGCGTGGTCTGTTCCCTGGCGGACGGCCTGGCAGCCCTGCAGGAGCAGGGGGTGTCCGCCCAGCGGATCCTTCTGGTGGGCGGCGGCGCCCAGTCCGCCGCTGTGCAGGACGTAGCTGCACGCCTGCTGGGGACCCGTGTCACGGTTCCCCGCCCGGGCGAGTATGTTGCGGACGGAGCGGCCCGCCAGGCCGCGGCGGTACTCACCGGACATTTCCCCACCTGGGCGGCAGGCGCCGCCGACCTCCCAGAGACAAAGGACGACGGCGCTGTGCTGGCAAGGTACCGCCGGTTCGCCTCGTTGTCCGACTGA